A genomic window from Candidatus Atribacteria bacterium ADurb.Bin276 includes:
- the mgsA gene encoding Methylglyoxal synthase has product MENIKKIALVAHDNQKQDLIEWAQWNKNILDNHLIFATGTTGKLLIDRVGLKVHCLKSGPLGGDLQIGAKIVEGEIDVLIFFWDPLKPQPHDVDVKALLRIAVVYNIPTACNRSSADYLVSSVLLYSQYQPLLKTC; this is encoded by the coding sequence ATGGAGAATATTAAAAAAATTGCTCTAGTTGCCCATGATAATCAAAAGCAGGACTTAATCGAATGGGCACAATGGAATAAAAACATTTTAGATAACCATCTGATTTTTGCTACCGGAACGACCGGAAAGTTACTTATTGATCGAGTAGGGTTAAAAGTCCACTGTTTAAAAAGTGGTCCTTTGGGAGGTGACCTCCAAATAGGAGCAAAAATTGTTGAAGGAGAAATCGATGTTCTAATCTTTTTTTGGGATCCTCTCAAGCCCCAACCTCATGATGTTGATGTAAAAGCTTTACTGCGGATAGCCGTCGTATATAATATTCCAACTGCCTGCAATCGTTCCTCTGCTGATTACCTCGTTTCATCCGTCTTACTTTATAGCCAATACCAACCTCTCCTCAAAACCTGCTAA